In Panthera tigris isolate Pti1 chromosome C1, P.tigris_Pti1_mat1.1, whole genome shotgun sequence, the following proteins share a genomic window:
- the ACKR3 gene encoding atypical chemokine receptor 3, which translates to MDLHLFDYSEPGNFSDVSWPCNGSDCIVVDTVLCPHMPNKSLLLYTLAFVHIFIFVIGMIANSVVVWVTIQAKTTGYDTHCYILNLAIADLWVVVTIPVWVVSLVQHNQWPMGELTCKITHLIFSINLFGSIFFLTCMSVDRYLSLTYFAGTSSRRKKAVRRTVCALVWLLAFCVSLPDTYYLKTVTSASNNETYCRSFYPEHSVKEWLISMELVSVVLGFAVPSCVIAVFYCLLARAISASGDQEKQTGRKIIFSYVVVFLVCWLPYHVVVLLDIFSILHYLPFTCQLENFLFTALHVTQCLSLVHCCVNPVLYSFINRNYRYELMKAFIFKYSAKTGLTKLIDASRVSETEYSALEQNTK; encoded by the coding sequence ATGGATCTGCACCTCTTCGACTACTCGGAACCGGGGAACTTCTCCGACGTCAGCTGGCCGTGCAACGGCAGCGACTGCATCGTCGTGGACACGGTGCTGTGCCCCCACATGCCCAACAAAAGCCTTCTGCTGTACACGCTGGCCTTCGTCCACATCTTCATCTTCGTGATCGGCATGATCGCCAACTCCGTGGTGGTCTGGGTCACCATCCAGGCCAAGACCACCGGCTACGACACGCACTGCTACATCCTCAACCTGGCCATCGCCGACCTGTGGGTGGTGGTCACCATCCCCGTCTGGGTGGTCAGCCTCGTGCAGCACAACCAGTGGCCCATGGGGGAGCTCACGTGCAAGATCACGCACCTCATCTTCTCCATCAACCTGTTCGGCAGCATCTTCTTCCTGACGTGCATGAGCGTGGACCGCTACCTGTCCCTCACCTACTTCGCCGGCACGTCGAGCCGCAGGAAGAAGGCGGTGCGCCGCACCGTCTGCGCCCTGGTGTGGCTGCTGGCCTTCTGCGTGTCCCTGCCCGACACCTACTACCTGAAGACCGTCACGTCGGCGTCCAACAACGAGACCTACTGCCGCTCCTTCTACCCCGAGCACAGCGTCAAGGAGTGGCTCATCAGCATGGAGCTGGTCTCCGTCGTGCTGGGCTTCGCCGTCCCCTCCTGCGTCATCGCCGTCTTCTACTGCCTGCTGGCCCGAGCCATCTCGGCGTCCGGCGACCAGGAGAAGCAGACGGGCCGCAAGATCATCTTCTCCTACGTGGTGGTCTTCCTCGTGTGCTGGCTCCCCTACCACGTGGTGGTGCTCCTGGACATCTTCTCCATCCTCCACTACCTGCCCTTCACCTGCCAGCTGGAGAACTTCCTGTTCACGGCCCTGCACGTCACACAGTGCCTGTCCCTGGTGCACTGCTGCGTCAACCCCGTGCTCTACAGTTTCATCAACCGTAACTACAGGTACGAGCTGATGAAGGCCTTCATCTTTAAGTACTCGGCCAAAACGGGCCTCACCAAACTCATCGACGCCTCCAGAGTGTCTGAGACGGAGTACTCGGCCTTGGAGCAGAACACCAAGTGA